The genomic region GACAGCGCCGCCGCCGGCCCGGCCGAGGCGACGAGCGGTGCTGCCCGGGACGCGGCCACCGAGTGGGCGTTGACCGCCCGCGACGGCGACCCGACCGCCCAGGCCGCGTTCGTCCGGCTCACCCAGGTGGAGGTCTGGCGGTTCACCGCGGCGCTGGTGGACCCGGACACCGCGGACGACCTGACCCAGGAGACCTACCTGCGGGCGTTCCGGGCGCTGCCGTCCTTCGAGGGCCGGTCCAGCGCCCGCACCTGGCTGCTCGGCATCGCCCGCCGGGCCTGCGCCGACCACCTGCGCACCGTTGTCCGGCGCCGCCGCCTCGACGCCCGGCTCGCCGCGGACGCCCACACCGACCGGCCGTACCCGGACCCGGCCGGACAGCTCGGCGCCGCCGACCTGGTCCGCCGGCTCCCCGCCGAGCGGCGCGGCGCGTTCGTGCTGACCCAGGTGCTCGGCCTCTCCTACGCGGAGGCCGCCGCGGTGGAGGGCGTACCCGTGGGGACCATCCGGTCCCGGGTCGCGCGGGCCCGCGACGACCTGGTGGCGGCGGTCGGCGACGCGCTCGCCGGGTGACCGGGTGGAACTTCCGGTGGAGACGGGACGACCAATGACCGTGACAGCACCCCGCGCCCGGGCCGCCGGCTGGCCCGCCGTCCGGCCCTGGCTCGGCATCGCCGCCCGGCTCGGCCTGGCCGCCGTGTGGTTGCTCGCCGGCGCGTCCAAGGTCGACGACCTGGCCGCCTCCGGCCGCGCGGTGAACGCCTACCAGCTCCTGCCGTACGA from Micromonospora sp. WMMD812 harbors:
- a CDS encoding sigma-70 family RNA polymerase sigma factor, with the protein product MIPAPRDSAAAGPAEATSGAARDAATEWALTARDGDPTAQAAFVRLTQVEVWRFTAALVDPDTADDLTQETYLRAFRALPSFEGRSSARTWLLGIARRACADHLRTVVRRRRLDARLAADAHTDRPYPDPAGQLGAADLVRRLPAERRGAFVLTQVLGLSYAEAAAVEGVPVGTIRSRVARARDDLVAAVGDALAG